The following nucleotide sequence is from Wolbachia endosymbiont (group E) of Neria commutata.
ATGCACAAAATGATTCTCAAGATTTGTCTGGAAAGGATTGATCACTCTCTGAACGGGATCATACCCATACAATTGTTCAATGATTTTTTGCACATTGTCAGACTGTTTATCGAAAAGATCTTCTATGAATTTCTTTGACTTTTTTAATTCACTCCCTATTACGTTTTGGTTGTCATATCTTGGTTTTTTTGCCACACCTACTTCTTCGTTCTGTCCATCACCCTTTCGTTTTATTGGCAGTTGTCGATTAAGTGGAGTACCATAAACCACACTCTTTGACACTTCTTGATCTCTTGTCACATCCTGTGAAATACTGCTGAGAAGAGGTACAAAGTGTTCATTATATTTTACTATAGTAATGCGCTTTTCACCAATTCCATATTCATTTCTAATAGGTTCATCAAGCCCATTACTTCTTGATTCTATTACCTCTAGCTTAATACCATACTTATAACATATCATCTTTCCTTCAAGCTCTGGTTTTCCCCATATAGGAGCATGTCTTTCAGTATTACCAATTTCTTCCGCAGTATATTGAATATCATTTATATACTTTTGATAGGTTGCCTGTTCATTTATCACACATTCATCGTATTGAATATCAGCAATGCTCCTGTCAACAGTCATTGCTTTACCTGAGGTATCTTTCTGAGAAACGAAATAATCATCAAGAACAGCATTTTTTCTGTCTATCAATTTAGCGAAGAATTTGGCATGTCCTCTATTTTGAAATGCATAATCTGCACAATTTTTTCGCAAGGATTTTACGGTAAATATGCCTTCATAATTCACACTACCTTCATTTTTGAGCTCATTTAATCTTTGTGCTATTGAATCAAAAAGATTATCCCCTTTTGCAACTGAAGCTCCTACTTTTAACTCACTAGGGTAAAGATTCCTTAGTTTGTTTAGTAGCTCTTGAAGATTTCCTTTTTTTAAAGGATCTGCTTCTTTTCCTATTTCTTGAAAAATAGAAATAGGTTCTCTAATTGCATAAAAGTCAATAATAATTTTTTATATCACTAAAAATATTTTCTAGTGCGAAATTCAGCTCTAATAAAATTTTTACTTACTATTGTACTATTTTATTCAACTAAAAATCGTTTTATTAGCAAATAAAATACCAGTACTACATTTTTAATTAATCTTTTTTAAATAGATGTGGTTAATAAATATGTGCATAAGTACGCCTACACACATTAAAAGTACTTATGCACATATTCATTAACTTGTTAAATCTAAAGCTTCATATTTTCCTCCACAACTCTTGATAATTTTACATAAGTTGAAAGTAGCATGCTTTCCATGGTTCTCTCCGCGATCTGATATGGCTAAAACTTTAATTTGCCAAGCCGCATTATACTTGTTAGGGCGGAAGTGGACGGCAATATGTTTACAACGAAGTCTATGCTTCAACCGGAATTCTTGCTTATCCCTTCCATCGGCATTGCTATCTTTACTTTACATGAAATTATCTATTTTTCTTGCATTTACTGATAACAAAATTCTGTTTTGTTAACCAACATCCTATGCATAATTACAGATAGTTTTCTTGCTACAGCAATAATTGCTTTCTTCATACCCTTCTTTTTTGCAAGCTTTAATCCCCAGCTCTTCAATTTAAATGTCTTTTTACATCTTGTCAGTAAGGTTTGCGCAGCTTCGTACAACATATTCCTACATTCCACTGGCCCCATTTTTGATATACTTCCATGACAATTAATCTCCCCAGAAGCGTACTGCCTTGGGCTTAATCCCATATAGGCTCCAACTGCATAAGATGTTTCAAACCTATACGGATCATCTATTGCAACTTTATATGTCATTGCTACTATAATACCAACTCCTGGTACAGTAGTTAATAATTTACAATCTTCGTCTTTTTTGCCTTGCTCTGAAAGTATTTTATCAAGCTTTCCTATTGATTCTTCTATTGTTTCTAGACTATGTACTAATGATTCAATTGAGTTTTTGCTAATTTCATCTAGGTTGTTAGTCATTTCTTGTACTTTTAAAGAGAAACTCGCAAAACTAGAACTTTGACCAATTTTTATCCCATGTATTTTCAATAATCCTCTCATTGTTCCTACAATTTGCTCTCTGCTACATATTAATTGTCTTCTGCTTCCAACTGCTATCTTGATTTGGCAAGATTCATCTGATTTTACCCATACTTCTCTGTATAACCCAACTCTCATCATTTGTGCTATGCCTCTTGCATCATTTTTATCATTCTTATTGATTCTTGCAGATAACGCTGCTGCCATATGTCTTGCATCTACACAAATTACTGGTAACCCAAAATCCCTTAATTCTTTACACATCGATATTGATAATTGTCCACTTTCTATTCCTATGGATTCATATTCTTTGCTTTGACTAAGCAGAAATTTAGCTATTGTGCTGCTTTCACTTGAAACAACTTCTTCTTTAACAATTTTTCCTTTCTCATCAATGATGCTAATAAAAGTTTCTTTGAGTGAGACATCTAATCCGCTATAATATTTCATGAGACTACTCCTACTGTAAAAGTTTAAATTATTTTTGAAGAACTAATTCATTGAATTTGTTACTTCGTGCTAAAATAATGGAGTATGTATCTCCATCATTCAATAGCAATTACAGTATGTTTACAGATACAGATGTTATTTTTTTATTAACTTTATCGCGCAAAAATTGCTATATATATTTATAATACCATCAACACGATAACAAAAAAAACAACAAATTAATATATTATATAAGTTATCTAAAACTCTAATAATTGCTTCTGTACCTCTTGCCTTTCCTTTTCCCGCTTTAATACTGGCCATAAAACTTTTTCAATTGCTCACTCCATAAAATTGGTATTTTTTCCTTTTTAAAATCCGCCAACTTCAAATGCCTTGGTTGTTTTCCATTTAATATGTCCCTCTTTATTCCTGGAGCAAGAAGATTAAGCTTCAAGATTTTATGTGGGTCCTGCTTCTTTTCTTTCCTAAGTTCCCTTATGTTCGCATATTTTCCCCTATTGAGCTGTCGTTGCCATAGATGGGCATTTGCTAGCGCTTTTAGTAAAGTATTATCTTTCTTTGTGTACTGCTCATTTTCTGGCTCTAGTATTGTACATTTACCTGCTTCTCTTCTTAGCTTACATGGCACAAACAGCGATATTTCTCCATTTACTTCCTCAAATTGTCTACAGTCTCCCTGTTTCGTCTTAGTTTCCATATCAGTTGGGTACTCCTCTCTCACCTCTTCTAACTCCTTTACTCCAATAAGTAACTCTATTCCACCTTCTCTCACCCATACCATCCTGACTAACTTTCTGATTATTTCCTTTTGCTTCAGTGGAAACAAGTTTTCCCATATTTCTTCTAATACCCCTGAACCTCTAATAGAGTTAACATACCTCGTTTCTCTATCACAATCCTTTCCACTTCTCCTGCTGATATCCTTCTCTTCATTGATGGACAGAGCTTTCTTTCTACCTGATTATCACATACGTAATACCTATAGAGCTTATTCGGTTTCTTGGTGTATGTTGGAATCATACTCGCATTACACAACTGACAACGTATTATTCCCTTTAGTATTCCTTCCTCATATTTTTCTTTGTAATTCGGACGTTTCTCTATTAAAGTTTGTGCTTTATTCCACACATCTTCTTCTATTATTGCTTTGTGTATTCCCAGGCAACACTTATCTTTATGCTTTACCTTTCCTATGTATGTTAAATTTGTTATTATTGCCCGTACTGCTGCTGTTCCAAACAATCCACTTCCTTGTCTTCCTGACTTACATAGACGTATTTTTGTTCTATATCCCTGGCTGTTTAATTCTTTAGTCAGTA
It contains:
- a CDS encoding recombinase family protein, producing MGGSVPLGYDAKDKKLVINEEEAEVVKHIFKRFIELKSMTLLTKELNSQGYRTKIRLCKSGRQGSGLFGTAAVRAIITNLTYIGKVKHKDKCCLGIHKAIIEEDVWNKAQTLIEKRPNYKEKYEEGILKGIIRCQLCNASMIPTYTKKPNKLYRYYVCDNQVERKLCPSMKRRISAGEVERIVIEKRGMLTLLEVQGY
- a CDS encoding IS110 family transposase codes for the protein MKYYSGLDVSLKETFISIIDEKGKIVKEEVVSSESSTIAKFLLSQSKEYESIGIESGQLSISMCKELRDFGLPVICVDARHMAAALSARINKNDKNDARGIAQMMRVGLYREVWVKSDESCQIKIAVGSRRQLICSREQIVGTMRGLLKIHGIKIGQSSSFASFSLKVQEMTNNLDEISKNSIESLVHSLETIEESIGKLDKILSEQGKKDEDCKLLTTVPGVGIIVAMTYKVAIDDPYRFETSYAVGAYMGLSPRQYASGEINCHGSISKMGPVECRNMLYEAAQTLLTRCKKTFKLKSWGLKLAKKKGMKKAIIAVARKLSVIMHRMLVNKTEFCYQ